The following coding sequences are from one Chondrinema litorale window:
- a CDS encoding enolase C-terminal domain-like protein, whose translation MKIIDLKVRCVAIPLNAQLRHNTGVHPGYFLRTILEVITDEGIIGLGEVGGGDQRAALMKLKPRILGLDPFHLEIIKLKVLRSIYYLSNSRLYAAIEMACLDIQGKVLNRPMCDLLGGKVRDEVPFIAYLFWRYDRPSGGDDKTAEDLAEYCVELHETLGVNAMKLKAGVMKPEEEARVLELCRDKLGDSFGLRIDPNGVWSVATAIKIGQRLEDLGIEYFEDPSWGLEGNAAVRKQVRMPIATNMYPAKFDDLGPAIRMGAVDIVLTDLHYWEGPKGVKDLVAVCRTFNMGVAMHSGAEFGIELAAMIHTAATIPTMTFAGDAHYHYLTDDIIQGGLLQYENGAIKVPEGPGLGVALDEYKMEKYERYYEQKGDYYARFHQDPKRPDWFPIVGSI comes from the coding sequence ATGAAAATTATCGATTTAAAAGTGCGTTGCGTTGCTATTCCTTTAAATGCACAACTAAGGCATAATACTGGAGTTCATCCTGGTTATTTCTTAAGAACCATTCTGGAAGTAATTACAGATGAAGGCATTATTGGATTAGGAGAAGTAGGTGGTGGAGATCAGAGAGCTGCACTTATGAAATTGAAGCCCAGAATTTTAGGACTTGATCCGTTCCATTTGGAGATTATAAAACTTAAAGTATTACGTAGTATCTACTACCTTTCTAACTCTCGCTTATATGCTGCAATAGAAATGGCATGTCTTGATATTCAAGGCAAAGTTTTAAACCGGCCTATGTGTGATTTATTGGGTGGGAAAGTAAGGGATGAAGTGCCATTTATTGCCTACCTCTTTTGGAGATATGATCGTCCAAGTGGTGGTGATGATAAAACTGCTGAAGATTTAGCGGAATACTGTGTAGAACTTCATGAGACACTGGGGGTAAATGCGATGAAGCTAAAAGCAGGTGTAATGAAACCCGAAGAAGAAGCTAGAGTTTTAGAATTATGTAGGGATAAGTTGGGAGACTCATTTGGATTAAGAATAGATCCAAATGGTGTTTGGTCTGTAGCCACAGCTATAAAAATTGGCCAAAGATTAGAAGACTTAGGCATTGAGTATTTCGAAGATCCTTCATGGGGTTTAGAAGGGAATGCTGCAGTTCGTAAACAAGTAAGAATGCCTATTGCAACTAATATGTATCCAGCAAAATTTGACGACTTGGGACCTGCCATTAGAATGGGTGCTGTAGATATTGTACTAACAGATTTACATTATTGGGAAGGACCAAAAGGAGTAAAAGACTTAGTAGCAGTTTGTAGAACTTTTAATATGGGAGTTGCCATGCATAGCGGAGCAGAATTCGGGATTGAATTAGCAGCTATGATACATACAGCAGCTACTATTCCGACAATGACATTTGCAGGAGATGCACATTATCATTATCTCACTGATGACATTATACAAGGAGGTTTATTGCAGTATGAAAATGGAGCTATTAAAGTACCTGAGGGTCCTGGATTGGGAGTTGCTCTTGATGAATATAAAATGGAAAAATATGAACGATACTACGAGCAAAAAGGAGATTATTATGCTCGTTTCCACCAAGATCCTAAGCGCCCAGATTGGTTCCCAATTGTAGGAAGCATCTAG